AAAATCAGGCCCAGGGAAGGAACCAAAGCTCTGTGGGGCCCCAGCTGCTGGAGTCAAGCCgcccgggctgggggtgggagtgggggtagggAGTGATGGCCGGGTCAGGGAAGAGAGCAGGTGATTTTGTCTAAAGCTTTAGTGCCGGGGccacagaggtggggagggggtgtcgGGCCCTGGACCCACGGCCCAGGACAGAAAAGCAGGAGCAGATCACCATCCCAAGAAAGACCCTGCAGAGGACCTCTGGAGGCGTGGGGTTCGGCGAGAAGTCGCAGCCCTGCTCCCCTGGTTTCAGGCACTTTTCCGTCTCGCCCCAGCGCCTGCATGGAGAACCTCTCTGATGAGGAACCGCACCTGGGGgtgaggcagacacagagggGTCAGGGCTGGCCTGCGTCCCCCAAGAGCTTGTCCCCTGCCCCAGCCATGTTGCCCACCCACTACCCACAGTGGCAGGACTCCCCGCCCCCACAAGATAAGAGAGTGAGGCAGGCCACGGACACCTCCTTGGCGGGTGCTGGACAGCAAAGGAcccacactcattcctccccctaAAAGAGCCAGAGTTTCAAAGGAAACATGGGGGGGATCCTgacggggggggggtgggaggagcgTGTCTCCACAGCCCGCAGGCACAAGGGAGGGCGCCGTACTGGAATGGAGCCGGCTAGGCCAGCATGTGGTCCGCCATGGGGTAGGGGGGCCTGAGGCCGTCGCTGTAGGTGTCGATGGGATAGTCCCCGTCTATGTCCGCGTGCATGTCCAGAGGGTCCAGGGGCACGTCACTCGAGTACATGGGGCGGTAGGTGGCATCCATGTCTGGGGAAGAGAAGCGAGGGGGACTGTCTAAGATCTGCAGACCAGCCAGCTGGACAGCCCTCGATCCACCGGCAGGGGACCCGACCCCCTCCTCAAACTCCCACATCAGGGAATCCCAGTGGGGATGGATTCTATATGGTGTCTGCCACTGGAGACACAtgcctctccttcactcacacCCACAGACACCCCGCGCCCCGGGCTCTTGGGGGGCCCCTGAGGAACTCTGCCCACACTTACCATCTGCGTAGGGTTCATTGATGGGGATCATGCTCTGGGCCTatggagacacacagagaaacattGGGGGAAGGTAGAAGGGTGGAAAAtgtaggctctgggctgggggtgggcagatgGAGAGGATTCTAGAAAGGGGAACGGGGAAAAACAAAGACCCCTTGAAGGAACAGAGGATGAAATGGGGTTATACAGTGTCCCCATGGACCCCTCCCCTCAGGTGGAAGGTCCCACCATTCATGCTTGGGGGTACCCACAGAACCAGAGTGGCCCGGGGACGGGAGTGGACAAGTGGACTTGAGAgcgagtgcccccccccccccaagatcaGGGCAGCTGCTAGCCTAGAGAGCACCTTCATGCAAGTTAGAGAAAGGCTCCCTGCCTCAAATGCTTATATAGCGTGGGCAAAATAAAATGGCCATTCTGGCAGGTCAAAATCAGAAAGGTAGTTCAACCTACTACTTCCATCTGCTAGAAATTGTTGCCAATgatccaattataaaataaaaatcagggctgcctggggggctcagttggttaagcgtccggcttcagctcagctcatgatctcacagtttgtgggtttgagtcccgcatcgggctctgtgctgacagctcagagcctggagcctgcttcagattctgtgtctccctctctctctgcccctcccctactcgtactgtctctctctgtctctcaaaaataaataaaaaacataaaaattaaaaaaaaaaccagggtgcctggggggctcagtcggctaagcatctgcctcttgatttcagctcaggtcatgatctcatggtggatcaagccctgcatgggactccgCATTGAGCAtggatggaacctgcttaagattctctccctccttctccctctacccctctcccgcttgggcgcacatgcatgtgctctccctctctctctctcaaaaaataattttaaaaaattagaattaaaaaataaaaaatgtaaagaaacaattacaaaataaaaatctatgaagTTGGGAGTATGGTAGGAGCCCCCTTCGAAGTGCTGTCCTTGTGCAGTGTGCAATTGGCACACCCATACGTTGCAGTCCAACCCAAGATACTCACGGCCTCCCAGGCAGCGGGGTCATGCTTGAAGAGGGAGTTGGTGAGCTCCACAGACACACGCTTACGGTAATCTGGGTTCTTGTCCTCAGAGATGCGGAACAGGACAGCAGCAGCATAGGTggctgggcagggaggagagaccAATTCACGTGCCTGTCTCCCCTCTGGCTGGGGGACCAACACTCAGCGCTCCTCTGTTACCCCCCCACCCACAGCACAGCCGCTCACCTGTGCCCTCGTTGCGAGAGTGCAGTAGCTCCATGAGTGGGGACGAGGCCCCCTCGGCATCAATGGCATCAGCCGCCTCCTTGTCCTGGGCCAGCTCACACAGCACGCCCGCGGCCACACGCTGGATGTTCTCCACTGACGAGTACAGGAGCTGAGGAGagggtgtgtggggtggggaaggggtaaGGTAGGCGGGGGGCAGCCCGCCTCTCAACcctgtccatctctgcctccttttTCTGCATTTAACACAAGCTCATACTAGAGAGTGTAGAAAGTctaagaaaagtataaagaaacagaaaaccaccGTAATTCCCCACCCACATACAGCCTCTGCTGTTACACTGGCATATTTCCATTGGATTTTTACCACAGTCctgttttttattcataatttaaaaaaaacttttttttaacatttatttttgagagagacagagtgcagggttaggggcagagagagggagacacagaatctgaagcaggctccaggctctgagctgtcagcacagagcccgatgcggggcttgaactcataggccgtgagatcatgacctgagctgaagtcagacacttagggCCATCCTGGTGCctctaagattttgtttttaaataatctctacacccaacgtgaggctcgaaatcaaaaccccgagatcaagagtcacatgccccaccaacagaaccagccaggcaccccctctagCATATATTTTGATAGATTAATTCCTGTTTGGTTGTTTGGTTGCTTGGTTTTTTTACCTAACATTGTAGCATAAGGCATTTTCCtacattattaaaaaacatttcctaGAAATCTATGAGTTCATACtggtaagagaaaaagagaatgctaAAAAgctaaacaataacaaaaacaaacgaacaaaactCTCATTAATCTCAATCGGGGGTCACAAAGGTACCAATCTCTTACTCTGAActctaaagggaaaaaatttcttgggtcgcctgggtgctcagttggtcaagcatccaacttctgctcaggtcatgatctcacagttcatggctctGAGCCACGTGTtgggaatctgtgctgacagctcacatcttggagcctgctttggattctgtgtctccctctctctctgcccctcccgcggTTGAGTgcgtgcgttctctctctctctctctctcctctctctctctctcaaaaataaataagtatttggggagcctgggtggcttagtcggttgggcctctgacgttggctcaggtcatgatctcatgttcgtgggtttgagccccatgtcgggctctgtactgacagctcaggcagggcctggagcctgcttcggattctgtgtctgtctctctgaccctccccctctcatgctctgtctctgtctcaaaaataaataaatcatttaaaaacttaaaataaataaacatttttaaataaataaataaaggggaaatttttcaaaaacaaaaaattcattaGCATCACCATGTATGGCCAGAGGCTAGAATGggccattctttttttaaccattccTTCATTGGACATTCATTTTGCTTCCAATTCTTCAAGTACCATTGTGATTGCTGGCTGTCGGTATACATTTCGgccacatttaaaattattaaaaatcaggggcgcctgcatggctcagtcgggtaagcctccggcttcggctcaggccagatctcacggtcgtgggttccagcccctcgtcaggctctgtgctgacagctagctcagagcctggagcctgcttccggttctgtgtctccctctctctctgcccctccccctctcatgctctgtctctctctgtatcaaaaataaattaaaaaaaatttttttttaaattattaaaaattatttcataagaaGAAGACTGTCCCAGACTCATACTTCTTTGTCAAGGCCTATGCATATTTTCAAGGCTCCCTACAAAGACTGTAGAACTGCCTTCAGGACAGATTTTACCATCTCTCCTCACCGGCGGGATAGGGGACTGCCCCTTCCATCACACCTTCGCCACCACAGGGCActcctgggtttttttccctttgccagTTTGATAGTGGAAAATAGGATCTCACTGGGAATGTGAGTTTCACTTCTATAAACTCCTGGGGTTGAGGACTGTTGGTTTATGAGACCCCTGGGAATGGCTTCTGCCTCTGCCCNNNNNNNNNNNNNNNNNNNNNNNNNNNNNNNNNNNNNNNNNNNNNNNNNNNNNNNNNNNNNNNNNNNNNNNNNNNNNNNNNNNNNNNNNNNNNNNNNNNNCCCCCCACCGCTCCACCCCCGCGACAGTCAGACAAACCTCACCGGTCCTCCGGGAAAGCATCCTCCACAACTTGCCTCCCCATTCACGCACCcgtgcacacacattcacaaaaGGATGCTGACCCCTGGGGAGGGCGGTCGCAGGCAGCGCCAGCTCACTGACCGTGTAGGGCTGCTGCGTGCCCGCAGCCACGTGGCGCTGGGCATCCTGGTGAGCCTTGACCAGCAGCTGAACGAGGCGGGGAATGACGGCCGCCTCCTGCAGAGGGGCGTGGTTGGCTGGACACAGCGCCAGATTCCTGATCAGGCCGATGGTTGCCTGACAAGCACAAAGGACCACAGTCAGGGACACTTCTTGGGCATCTGGAGAATCCCAGCACCATCTCCCCTTCCCTTGTCATCTCTCTGTCCCCCAGGCCAGACACAGACATGCTGGAAGACCTCCAGACCATGAAACCACTCCCAGCACACGTCCCTTACTCCAAAGGATTGGTGGGTCCTCCTGTCTAACTCTAAGAGCCCCAGCTAAAAAAGCTGAAACCCCATTCTGGAACATTCTACCAGCCCCGTGCCCTGACCCCCACCCTTGTCCCTTCTCTCAGCACCCCTTCTCCCCCAGACACCAGGGTCTTACTTTCCTGGTAATTCCCAAACCCTGATTATCAGTAAGTCCTTGCCGTGGTTGACCCCCAAGCTTCCTGCTTTAGTGATGCTCGTACTGTGATCAGTCCCCAGTGAGGCCACTCTGGGAAGAAGCCTCCTCCCCAAGGTCCCTGTCGTCCAGAGGCCACGAGGGCCTCCCAGGGTCCCTCAGGGTCTTACAAACAAGCTATCATCTCATCTGACTCTCAAAACAAGCAGCCAGGAGAGCAGGGACGAAAATCATGAGCGAAGGGGACGTGAACACAAGGTAGATGACCTTTCAAGGTCACTCTGCCACTTAGCTGCTAAGTcagaccctccccccacctcggGCTTGCAGCAGGGGCCAACCCCCAGGAGGTGCCACACActacctttttctctctcactgtggatttttaaaattcagtgtgtAACTACTTAGAATCATTCTTATCGGTACTGTCAAAACTGTCTAAGATTTCACCAGTGGGAGTCCCTTCCAGCCGGCCCTCCTCCACCCAGGCAGCGTCCTGCAGAGAAGGCCCTTCACATCCTTAACCCCTACGGCCGACACTACATACTCCCCCAGAAACCTTTCCGGTTTCTGTCTTTTTTAGTGTCCCTGCTGAATTTTTGCAGGGCGCAAGGACTTTGGACACATGACACTTCGCCAGCTTCCTTGTATCTAGATGTTGCAACGTGATCAAGTTCCAAAGCGTCAGCCGAAGCGACGTGTCCCTCGGACCAGCCGCAGGGCCTGCGAGCCCGTGACAAATGCAGCGTCTGGAGCCCACCCTGGCCTTCGGACTCAGGGCCTCTCTGTTACAGCAGCCTCGCCTGTACCGATGCGGCACCTACCGCCAACGGCAGAGAGCCCCCTCCCCTCGCCTAGCCCCCACAGAGGCCGCAGCAGCTACCTTGACCAGCGGCCACTGGTTGGGCTGGTTGAGCAGTTTGACAATGGCCGGGATGCCGTAGTTGAGGCGCACGGAGTTCTGGGCCATCTCGGCCTCCGGGTGGCGGCTGGTGAGGTGGCGCAGGGCGCAGACGGCAGGCTCCGTGATGTCGTCCTTGTCACCGGCACGCAGGATGGCGTGGATGAGGGCCTCCACACCGCTGTTCTGGGTCACCAGCGTCTTGTTCTTGCTGTTGTTGCACGTCAGGTTGGACAGAGTGCCCGTGGCGCAGGTGAGGACATTGACGTCATCCACACTCAGCTGGTTCACCAGGATCTTCAGCACGCTCTCCAGGCCCTCCTGCGGGGTGTAGGGGAGGCGGTGGAGAGGGGGGCCCCCAAATATATCCGAGAACAACAAGATGGCCGCACAGGGTCTGAAGCCCATCCAGCTGATAGCCGACAGGCCTGCCTGTGCACCTGGAATCATCCTTGTGATTCGGCAACACCCCATGGGAAGGTGGCACGAACAGGACGGTTGATGGGCTTGCGCACAGACCCACAGTCAGGGGGCCAGCTCCAAACCCAGGCCTGACTCCAAGTTCATGCTCTTCCCTCCaacccctcctgcccctctctgcatCCTCAGAGCTAGGCAGGGCCAGAAGGAAATTGCAGAGGAAGTCACATGCCTTGTGGCCCTGCTAACCTGTTTTTCCCTGCACCAAATCCACTTTTAGGAAACATCCCTGACCCAGAAGCCACACTTGTCCCAGGGGGAGCCACGTGGGCCTTGAGAACAGAAGGCCCCCAGGCTTTGGGATAAcagttctgggttcaaatcccatctctgccAGTTTACTAGCTGGGAGCAAGGGCCACTGCGTAActccctgggcctctgtttcttcacctaACCAGCCGGGTCCCACATTCCACCTCCAGTTGTTGAAGGGGATGAGCGAGCCAATGTCCACGAGTGCCTAGCAGAGTCCGGCATGTGACCAGGGCTGAGTAACCAGCCtatggatggggggtgggggcctctTAGGAACGGTAGTCAGGTTGGAAAGGGAGACCAGAAATCCTGTCCTAAAGctgcatttttctttaagttgtgTTTTTAGCCACCAGAGCCCCCAAGCTGTCTCCTAGTATGTTACTGTTCCTTGCCACTGGGTCTAGGTCAAGATCATTCCCCTGGTGCCACCTGGGAACCTGTGGTTTAGGGACACCAGTGCCTTCATCTcttcttgaatctttttttttttaattttgtttttagtgtttattcatttttgagagagagagagacagagtgtgaacagggaaggggcagagagagggagacatcgaatctgaagacaggctccaggctctgagctgtcagcacagagcccaatgcaaggctcgaacttagggaccgcgagatcatgacctgagccaaagtcggatgcttaaccgactgagccactcttcCTGAATCTTTAACTGATTAGAACCTTAAGCTAAAGGGATGAGGGTCTGCAGGATATTTCCAGCCTCAGCCACAGGGGAGCCTCCCACGGCTCCTGAGGTCAGAGTCCCAGACAGGAGCCTGCATGTGGCAAGAGGGGAGGACAAGGTGGCTGAAGAGGTGGACCCAGGCCCGAACGCCCCCTCACCTGTTTGGTGGCCACATCCGAGAGATTGCGCAGGGTCCAAAGGCAGTTCTGTACGAGGCGGGGGCTGTTGCTTGTCAGGTGTTTGCCCAGGGCCTGCATCCCACCTGGGGCACAGGACAGGGGGCATCAGCCATGGGGAGCACAGCTGGCCAAGCCTGGCTGctggcccaggcctccaccctgcccctcccagccacATAGGACATCTCCCACGACCATACTCACCAGCCTCCACAATGGCGGGCTTATTGCTGGGACACACAGACAGCACCTTGAGCACACGGCTGGTGGTCCAGAGCAGCTTCTCATAACTGTAGTTGCGCATGATCTGCACGAGGGCCTGAGGTCCTCCGTTGGCCAGGATGATGAGCTGAGGTGGGGGACAGTGGAGAACAAGTGTGAGACAGACAGGAAATACGACAAGGAACAAGGAAAGGAGTGGCAGAGCCGTCATTACTGAGCTTCAGCTAAAACCTGAATAGCTTTTGTGACTACTAAAAAGgccaaaactttgaaaaaaggaTAATACACAATGCTGACAAGAATGGGGTGAAATGGAACTAACTTATAGCACCAACAGCGACATTGTTTAAAGAATACAATCCTTCTGGAAAGCAATCTGGCAGCCTGGGTCAAAgctcagaaacattaaaaatcctTAGCCCCACTGATGAAAAACTGCTCTACTTCTTGGAAAAGATGTGTGCTCAAAGATGTTCATGACAACGctgtttataaaaatagaaaatcgaGAGCAATCTAAATGCCCTCCCTCGGAAAAGTCTCGGGCCCTCCACTTAACGAAATGCTCTTTGCCCCTACAGAGGGTGGTTTTGAGGATGAtacagcaaaaacaaacagaaaaccaaacacaGGAAACAGATGCAAAGGTGTACATTTGCCATGCCTACACCCACGTACAAACGTGCCCGGGGAGAGCACCACAGGAAGCACACGGAGACAGCAGCAGTTGTGTGAGGATGgaggttttttcctttccttttcctaatCCTCAAAGTATCTCAGTTACATAAGGAAACATGTACAGCTGCCTGTACTCATGTATTTAACCTAAAAATGGTGAGGAGGCAATGGCCAGAGGCTGCAGCTGGACAGAGCGAGGCGCCGGAAGGCCGTGGGGCTCGGCCGGGGGTGGGGTGCAGCCCACCTTGCTCTCCTGGTTGCCATAAGCCAGGAGCTGCAGGCAGTCGGTGGTGATGGCCAGGAACTTGGGGTTGTTCTTGTTAAGCAGGGGCACCATCTTCTGCAGCCCATCTGCCAGGCGCACCGCCATCTTGGCGCCCTCCTGGTAGAGTAGCAGGTTATGCAGCGTGGTGATGGCATAGAACAGGACCGACTCCACGGGGGAGCTGGAACGGCGGGCAGCGGGTGAATGGGAGTCAGGTCCCAAGGGCCTGACATAAATGCAAGCTaacctcccccaggaagccttccccaTACCCACACCCCTGTGGAAACAGCCCTTTCCTGAAGTCTCCTTGTCCCTTGAGCCCAGCCCCACTCTGATGCATGGAGCACACAGCACCAACCCTCTCCCCACTGGGAGACCATGACTCCTCCTGCTCTGGGCTCCTAGCCCAGTGCTGAGTGCATAGTAGGTTCCCTGGATGTCTGTCTCTACTAAGTAACTACAATATGGGCGGCCGCGTGCAGGAGAGGCCCTGcaagggggtcagaggatctccaacctcaaggagctcacagcccAGGATGGAGATACGGAAAAAGGCCAGTCAACATTGCAAGGCTGAGAAAGATAAAGGTGGCGAGggactttgcacatgctgttctttCTCCCTGGAATCGTCTTCCCCTCATCTGCGCAGGCCAAACCCCACTCACCCATCAACACCCTGCTGTTAAACTGCACAGCTTCCCGCAGCTCTGCACAATCCTGGACAGACCTCTGCCCTAGCCTATACCGTATCCTACTGACTAACGTGCTAGTCACGTGCCTGCCACCCCTGCTGGGCTGTGAGTAGCTGAGCGCCGGGATTGGGTGTGGTTctgcacctggcacatagtagggcctCAATAAACGTTGTATGAagcccagggaagggaggggggaagcccCAGCACCCCACAGCAAGTAGGGGCGGTTACCTGAGCATGCGGACCAGGGCAGGGATGCCGCCTGACTTGAAGATGGCGAGTAGCCCCTCGCGGTGGTGGGAGAGGTTGTGCAGGATGCTCGTGGTGCAGCGGGCCGTGTCCAGGTCACTGGTGTTCTGCATGGTACGCACCACAGCTGCCACCAGCTGGGGCGAGCCCATCAGCGCCCTCCGTGACGCCTCTTTCTTGGACAGCTGGTTTACAATCATGGCTGCCTTGGTCACTACCAcctgagggggagaaggaaggatgggaCCAAGTGAGCAGATGGGCCGGGCTGGCTGTCACTGGGAGACAGAAGGGCCAGGCGACCCCTCCACGAAGCTCAGAGGGACCCAGGCCAGTCTTTCCCCGCTGATGGGGCCCCAGGTAGGGCCATCCCCTGCACACACCtgacctctcccctctctgccctgcccccaccctggccagGCCCCTCACAGACCGGGTCCTCATCATTGAGCAGTTTGGTGAGTTCAGGCAGGGCCCGGGTGGCCAGCTCGGCGTCGTCCTGGTAGTTGATGAGATGCACGATGGCGGACTTGAGCAGCTGGGATGGCTCGGCCAGCCGCTGCAGGTTGGTGGTCTGCCCCTCCACCTGGGTGGCCAGCAGCAGTGAGCTGTCTTCACCTGTCACGCCAGGACACATGGCCTCCCGCACCCGCTTGGCTCTGGCTGTCGTGGACATCTGGTACTCCAGGTCGCCTGGGGGCCAACAGGCAGGGACTGAGCTGCAGGAGGTgggtttgggggggtggggagggacactGGAGAGCAGGGCAGGCCTGTGGACAGCCCACCTGGGTTCTCTGGGctggctccctgcccccaaccaaAGCCCCGGGACTCCACTTATACTCCTGCCTCTAACCAGGGGGGAGTTCACCGTCGCCTCAGTTATATCAGCTGTAAAATTGGGTGCCATTCTGTCCATCACAAGGAATTCTTAcgggaattaaatgagataatagtaATAAACTGCTCTGCAAAGAAAGGATATAGTGCAAATAACACTACCAAACTGAGTGAATGTTACTATTTGTAGgaatagctaacattttttgGAGTATTTACTATGTGCTTAGCTGTGAATTAAatgcttttcttatattttctcacttaatcccACAACAATCCTACAAGgtcagtactattattatctccactttacagatggggaaactgaggcacagagcgcTTATAGGAGTCCAAGCTGGGGTCTAAACTCAGAcagcctgactccagagcccaaacCCCAACCCTAGGCCCCTCCCTTAACAATCGGGTTGGGATAGCAGGAGACAACTTAAGCCTCCTTTCAAGTCTGAAATCTCGTGACTCTAATTATATCCTCATCATCTCCAAAGGAGGCAGTTGTCCCATTACATAGGCTAGCAAAGAGAGGCCCAGCCAGTGTCACACAGCAGATCAGAAGCAAAGTTGGGAGTATGGTTTCAGAAAGCAGGAGGTAGGTTCTCAGCTCAGGCTGCAGGTTCCATCCACCCCTGGGTGGATCCAGGAGCCCCACAAATAGGTGCCCACGCTTCCCGGGCAGCCCTGCCCTGGCAAGTGTCCCAGTGCCCTGGGGTGAGAAAGGCAGAGGCTCCACCCCGCAATTAGGAAGGAGACAGCACGGAGCTTTCCCACCTGGGTGCTGCACTTGGTGGCTGCCCACACAACGCCTGGCCAGCCCTGCCAACCCTGCTGTCAGGGAAGAGACCCCGAGAGGCAGTGGCTGAGCTCCACATGCCACAGCCCACCCTGTACCCTTCCCAGCTCCCATAGCTCACCCCGCTCATTGTTCGGGGCCCCGGGGACACCTGCGGACAGCAGTCCTAGGGCCCGGATACCCCTCTCCCCCAAAGAGCCCAGCCCCCTGGCTGGTGTGGCATCCCTGCTCCTaagccccagagcctggagccaggagTCAGCTGTCACCCTACCACCTGGCCTCAGCCTCTCTGCAGGTCTCCTCCTACCCCCACCAGGACCCCTGTCTCCCCATCAAACTTGAGGCTCCTGGAGCCAAAGGACCATCTTCCCCTATAGTGATGCCTCCTCATTATACTGTAAGTTCATGGAGGGCAAGGACCACGCCTTCAGACTGGCGGGTAGAGTCTATGCTTCCCTCTCTGGAACCTGAAATTCAAGGAAGAGGAATCTGCCTCCCTCTCAGATGGG
The genomic region above belongs to Suricata suricatta isolate VVHF042 chromosome 17, meerkat_22Aug2017_6uvM2_HiC, whole genome shotgun sequence and contains:
- the JUP gene encoding junction plakoglobin, which encodes MEVMNLIEQPIKVTEWQQTYTYDSGIHSGANTCVPSVSSKGIMEEDEACGRQYTLKKTTTYTQVPQSQGDLEYQMSTTARAKRVREAMCPGVTGEDSSLLLATQVEGQTTNLQRLAEPSQLLKSAIVHLINYQDDAELATRALPELTKLLNDEDPVVVTKAAMIVNQLSKKEASRRALMGSPQLVAAVVRTMQNTSDLDTARCTTSILHNLSHHREGLLAIFKSGGIPALVRMLSSPVESVLFYAITTLHNLLLYQEGAKMAVRLADGLQKMVPLLNKNNPKFLAITTDCLQLLAYGNQESKLIILANGGPQALVQIMRNYSYEKLLWTTSRVLKVLSVCPSNKPAIVEAGGMQALGKHLTSNSPRLVQNCLWTLRNLSDVATKQEGLESVLKILVNQLSVDDVNVLTCATGTLSNLTCNNSKNKTLVTQNSGVEALIHAILRAGDKDDITEPAVCALRHLTSRHPEAEMAQNSVRLNYGIPAIVKLLNQPNQWPLVKATIGLIRNLALCPANHAPLQEAAVIPRLVQLLVKAHQDAQRHVAAGTQQPYTVSELALPATALPRGQHPFVNVCARVREWGGKKRRQRWTGLRGGLPPAYLTPSPPHTPSPQLLYSSVENIQRVAAGVLCELAQDKEAADAIDAEGASSPLMELLHSRNEGTATYAAAVLFRISEDKNPDYRKRVSVELTNSLFKHDPAAWEAAQSMIPINEPYADDMDATYRPMYSSDVPLDPLDMHADIDGDYPIDTYSDGLRPPYPMADHMLA